A window of the Nyctibius grandis isolate bNycGra1 chromosome 9, bNycGra1.pri, whole genome shotgun sequence genome harbors these coding sequences:
- the LOC137667010 gene encoding baculoviral IAP repeat-containing protein 5.1-like, with the protein MEILLKELGLASKLLSDFKDMYEYENRLKTFTNWPFGENCKCTPENMAKAGFVHCPNANEPDVAKCFFCLIELEGWEPNDDPWEEHTKRHSCGFLSLTKHFDDLTMEEYYMLEMTRLRTFLCKTGRSIINSFEEEVTATRQRLVDNFVSKHQYTPPPPPVPLHAYPSAQHSESSYCQSKKDPGEVKRKV; encoded by the exons ATGGAGATACTCTTGAAAGAGCTTGGTTTGGCTTCCAAGCTCTTGAGTGATTTTAAGGATATGTATGAATATGAGAACCGTTTAAAAACCTTCACAAACTGGCCTTTTGGAGAGAACTGCAAGTGCACTCCGGAGAAT ATGGCAAAGGCGGGCTTTGTCCACTGTCCAAATGCAAATGAACCAGATGtggcaaaatgtttcttttgcttgATAGAACTGGAGGGCTGGGAACCAAATGATGACCCATG GGAGGAACACACCAAACGTCACAGCTGTGGCTTTTTATCCCTTACTAAGCACTTTGATGACCTGACAATGGAGGAGTACTACATGCTAGAGATGACACGGCTGAGAACCTTCCTT tGCAAAACTGGCAGAAGCATAATAAACTCCTTTGAAGAAGAAGTCACCGCAACTAGGCAGCGTCTTGTGGATAACTTTGTCTCCAAGCATCAGTATACACCACCACCGCCGCCAGTGCCTCTCCATGCTTATCCATCTGCCCAACATTCTGAAAGCTCATACTGCCAGTCAAAAAAAGACCCAGGAGAAGTGAAGCGTAAAGTCTGA